The following proteins come from a genomic window of Gossypium raimondii isolate GPD5lz chromosome 5, ASM2569854v1, whole genome shotgun sequence:
- the LOC105768786 gene encoding transcription factor GTE12: MIAAGSVVPKLKLKIKFPSQKIEDQSFEWGQQLSSSFDGKKTSPAGNSEETSIAHKREPEGVNVGGPPEKRRKMDRCTTQQCSALLKALMKHPAGWVFNQPVDPKALQIPDYFSIIKNPMDLGTIKSKLGKNIYLGTDEFVADIRLTFSNAMLYNPPSNNVHKMAEEMKEFFEARWKSLEEKCNQENIKVGQGKVSSVRVKDVNESSQHCPKTLLSRNSSLPKKSKASAEKVAKLPLNARAAEVELAKPAENCVSELAGKSLQKGTGSGSGGCSQGSINAKPPLSPGDSCGNIKCQCSLPSDSYHASSSDVTSERSLGGDLRVCSADVSKLDSQAKSTLTSQMSKSDQDSNGAVSALDDENVCNSSQLTTPTDAASGEGLSTPTFDVPMSPKKALRAAMLKRRFADTILKAQKKALLDHCDKTDPVKLQQEKERLERRQREEKAKIEAQILAAEAAAKMKAEVELKKQREREREAARIALQKMEKTAEIEQNLEILKELEMLSGCSLSNTQLHGRKSDSEQVNGASHGGNGGNPLQQLGLFIKVEYSEDEDDEAILNEDGEEGEIVS; the protein is encoded by the exons ATGATTGCCGCGGGAAGTGTTGTGCCAAAGCTGAAGTTGAAGATCAAGTTCCCTTCTCAGAAGATAGAAGATCAATCTTTTGAGTGGGGCCAGCAACTGAGTAGTTCTTTTGATGGAAAGAAGACATCACCTGCTGGAAATTCAGAAGAGACTTCAATTGCTCACAAGCGTGAACCAGAGGGGGTGAATGTGGGTGGTCCACCAGAGAAGAGGCGGAAGATGGACCGTTGCACGACTCAGCAGTGCTCTGCCCTACTGAAAGCACTGATGAAACATCCAGCTGGCTGGGTTTTTAATCAACCTGTGGATCCCAAAGCATTACAGATTCctgattatttttctataattaaaaacCCCATGGATTTGGGTACAATTAAGTCCAAACTAGGAAAGAATATTTATCTTGGCACTGATGAGTTTGTGGCTGATATTAGACTAACGTTTTCTAATGCCATGCTGTATAATCCCCCATCCAATAACGTTCATAAAATGGcagaagaaatgaaagaattttTTGAAGCAAGGTGGAAATCTTTGGAGGAGAAATGTAATCAAGAAAATATTAAGGTTGGACAAGGGAAGGTTTCTAGTGTGCGAGTGAAAGATGTTAATGAATCAAGTCAGCATTGTCCTAAAACACTTCTATCCCGGAATAGCTCTCTGCCCAAGAAGTCAAAGGCATCTGCGGAGAAGGTTGCGAAGCTGCCTCTGAATGCAAGAGCGGCTGAG GTTGAGCTTGCTAAACCGGCAGAGAACTGTGTGAGCGAATTGGCAGGAAAAAGCTTACAAAAAG GCACCGGTAGTGGTAGTGGTGGCTGTTCCCAGGGGTCTATCAATGCCAAGCCACCATTGAGCCCAGGTGATTCATGTGGCAACATTAAGTGTCAATGCAGCCTTCCAAGTGATTCATACCATGCATCTTCCAGCG ATGTGACTTCGGAAAGATCATTGGGTGGAGATCTTAGGGTGTGTAGTGCTGATGTCTCTAAATTG GATTCCCAGGCAAAAAGCACATTGACATCACAAATGAGCAAGTCTGATCAGGATTCCAATG gGGCTGTAAGTGCTTTGGATGACGAGAATGTATGTAATAGTTCTCAACTTACAACTCCAACAGATGCTGCTTCTGGTGAAG GATTGTCAACTCCTACTTTTGATGTGCCAATGTCACCAAAGAAAGCTCTCCGTGCTGCAATGCTGAAACGTCGTTTTGCAGACACTATTCTGAAAGCTCAGAAGAAGGCACTACTGGATCAT TGTGATAAAACTGATCCAGTAAAGCTGCAGCAGGAAAAGGAAAGATTGGAAAGAAGGCAGCGTGAAG AAAAGGCAAAGATTGAAGCTCAAATCTTAGCTGCTGAAGCAGCAGCAAAAATGAAGGCAGAGGTTGAGCTGAAAAAGCAACgggaaagagaaagagaagctGCTCGAATTGCATTACAAAag ATGGAGAAAACAGCGGAGATTGAGCAGAACCTGGAGATTTTGAAGGAACTGGAGATGTTAAGTGGATGCTCCCTTTCTAATACTCAATTGCATGGTCGTAAGAGTGATTCTGAACAGGTGAATGGAGCATCACATGGAGGGAATGGTGGAAATCCCCTGCAGCAGTTGGGTTTGTTCATCAAGGTCGAGTATTCGGAAGACGAGGATGATGAGGCAATTCTGAATGAAGATGGTGAAGAGGGGGAAATAGTGTCGTAA
- the LOC105768788 gene encoding bidirectional sugar transporter SWEET2a isoform X2, whose amino-acid sequence MNCRGYLHQLSCCVFPRPTFRRIIRNESTEMVSGMPYIYALLNCLICLWYGMPLVSPGIILVATVNSVGAIFQLIYISVFVVYAEKPMKLKMMGLLISVFATFASIVFVSMRFLDSPSRQLFVGYLSVASLISMFASPLIIIKLVIKTRSVEYMPFSLSLATFLMSLAFFVYGMFKHDAFIYIPNGIGTGLGTLQLALYAYFNDASQEELKHPLIDP is encoded by the exons ATGAACTGCAGGGGTTATTTACACCAACTTTCTTGCTGTGTCTTTCCCAGACCAACATTTAGGAGAATTATCAGAAATGAATCGACAGAAATGGTCTCAGGCATGCCTTACATATATGCTCTCTTGAACTGCTTGATATGTCTCTGGTATGGCATGCCCCTTGTATCTCCTGGTATTATCCTGGTGGCAACGGTCAATTCCGTTGGAGCAATTTTCCAATTGATATATATAAGCGTTTTTGTTGTATATGCTGAAAAGCCAATGAAG TTGAAGATGATGGGGCTCTTGATATCGGTTTttgcaacatttgcttccatagTTTTCGTGAGTATGCGATTCTTGGACTCTCCGTCACGGCAACTTTTCGTCGGTTACTTAAGTGTCGCATCTCTGATTTCCATGTTTGCTTCTCCTCTAATTATAATC AAACTGGTGATCAAAACCAGAAGCGTTGAGTACATGCCGTTCTCACTTTCTCTTGCAACGTTCTTGATGAGTCTGGCTTTCTTTGTGTATGGAATGTTCAAGCATGATGCTTTCATCTAT ATTCCAAATGGAATTGGAACAGGTTTGGGGACTCTCCAATTGGCCTTGTATGCCTATTTTAACGATGCTTCCCAGGAGGAGTTGAAGCATCCCCTCATAGATCCTTGA
- the LOC105768788 gene encoding bidirectional sugar transporter SWEET2a isoform X1, giving the protein MSSTVVSSVYVVCSDAAGIAGNIFAFVLFLSSIPTFRRIIRNESTEMVSGMPYIYALLNCLICLWYGMPLVSPGIILVATVNSVGAIFQLIYISVFVVYAEKPMKLKMMGLLISVFATFASIVFVSMRFLDSPSRQLFVGYLSVASLISMFASPLIIIKLVIKTRSVEYMPFSLSLATFLMSLAFFVYGMFKHDAFIYIPNGIGTGLGTLQLALYAYFNDASQEELKHPLIDP; this is encoded by the exons ATGTCTTCAACAGTGGTATCTTCAGTTTATGTAGTTTGCAGTGATGCAGCTGGGATTGCAG gtAACATCTTTGCTTTTGTGCTGTTCTTGTCATCTAT ACCAACATTTAGGAGAATTATCAGAAATGAATCGACAGAAATGGTCTCAGGCATGCCTTACATATATGCTCTCTTGAACTGCTTGATATGTCTCTGGTATGGCATGCCCCTTGTATCTCCTGGTATTATCCTGGTGGCAACGGTCAATTCCGTTGGAGCAATTTTCCAATTGATATATATAAGCGTTTTTGTTGTATATGCTGAAAAGCCAATGAAG TTGAAGATGATGGGGCTCTTGATATCGGTTTttgcaacatttgcttccatagTTTTCGTGAGTATGCGATTCTTGGACTCTCCGTCACGGCAACTTTTCGTCGGTTACTTAAGTGTCGCATCTCTGATTTCCATGTTTGCTTCTCCTCTAATTATAATC AAACTGGTGATCAAAACCAGAAGCGTTGAGTACATGCCGTTCTCACTTTCTCTTGCAACGTTCTTGATGAGTCTGGCTTTCTTTGTGTATGGAATGTTCAAGCATGATGCTTTCATCTAT ATTCCAAATGGAATTGGAACAGGTTTGGGGACTCTCCAATTGGCCTTGTATGCCTATTTTAACGATGCTTCCCAGGAGGAGTTGAAGCATCCCCTCATAGATCCTTGA
- the LOC105768788 gene encoding bidirectional sugar transporter SWEET2a isoform X3 has translation MSSTVVSSVYVVCSDAAGIAGNIFAFVLFLSSIPTFRRIIRNESTEMVSGMPYIYALLNCLICLWYGMPLVSPGIILVATVNSVGAIFQLIYISVFVVYAEKPMKLKMMGLLISVFATFASIVFVSMRFLDSPSRQLFVGYLSVASLISMFASPLIIIKLVIKTRSVEYMPFSLSLATFLMSLAFFVYGMFKHDAFIYQ, from the exons ATGTCTTCAACAGTGGTATCTTCAGTTTATGTAGTTTGCAGTGATGCAGCTGGGATTGCAG gtAACATCTTTGCTTTTGTGCTGTTCTTGTCATCTAT ACCAACATTTAGGAGAATTATCAGAAATGAATCGACAGAAATGGTCTCAGGCATGCCTTACATATATGCTCTCTTGAACTGCTTGATATGTCTCTGGTATGGCATGCCCCTTGTATCTCCTGGTATTATCCTGGTGGCAACGGTCAATTCCGTTGGAGCAATTTTCCAATTGATATATATAAGCGTTTTTGTTGTATATGCTGAAAAGCCAATGAAG TTGAAGATGATGGGGCTCTTGATATCGGTTTttgcaacatttgcttccatagTTTTCGTGAGTATGCGATTCTTGGACTCTCCGTCACGGCAACTTTTCGTCGGTTACTTAAGTGTCGCATCTCTGATTTCCATGTTTGCTTCTCCTCTAATTATAATC AAACTGGTGATCAAAACCAGAAGCGTTGAGTACATGCCGTTCTCACTTTCTCTTGCAACGTTCTTGATGAGTCTGGCTTTCTTTGTGTATGGAATGTTCAAGCATGATGCTTTCATCTAT CAATAA